In the Streptomyces formicae genome, one interval contains:
- a CDS encoding LuxR C-terminal-related transcriptional regulator yields the protein MVRIRVLVVDDHRIFAESLAAALAAEPDVDVSAAGSGPAALRCLERAITEGRRFDVLLVDADLGSTASALQGARPAVPVQEGNADGLVDGISLVAGVRSGQPAVRTVVLAEKDDPRRAALALQAGASGWVAKDCSLSRLLTVIRGVLRDETHLPPALLTGVLRELTAARKHRTESERLVESLTPREREVLRCMVAGLGRKAVAERLFLSPHTVRTHMQNVLGKLGVHSTLAAVALARRAGVGPVDLAGDVVERGGQLA from the coding sequence GTGGTTCGCATTCGAGTCCTGGTCGTCGACGACCACCGCATCTTCGCCGAGTCGCTGGCCGCCGCGCTGGCGGCCGAGCCCGACGTGGACGTATCCGCCGCGGGCAGTGGTCCCGCCGCGCTGCGCTGTCTGGAGCGGGCGATCACCGAAGGGCGCAGATTCGACGTCCTGCTCGTCGACGCCGACCTCGGCAGCACCGCGAGCGCGCTGCAGGGCGCCCGCCCCGCCGTCCCGGTCCAGGAGGGGAACGCCGACGGGCTCGTCGACGGCATCTCCCTGGTCGCGGGCGTGCGTTCGGGCCAGCCCGCCGTGCGCACCGTGGTGCTCGCCGAGAAGGACGACCCGCGCCGCGCGGCCCTCGCGCTCCAGGCGGGCGCATCGGGATGGGTCGCCAAGGACTGCTCCCTGTCCCGGCTCCTGACGGTGATACGCGGCGTCCTGCGGGACGAGACCCACCTGCCGCCCGCGCTGCTCACCGGCGTGCTGCGCGAGCTGACGGCCGCCCGCAAGCACCGCACCGAGTCCGAGCGCCTGGTGGAGTCGCTGACCCCGCGCGAGCGCGAGGTGCTCCGCTGCATGGTGGCGGGCCTGGGCAGGAAGGCGGTCGCGGAGCGCCTCTTCCTCTCCCCGCACACGGTGCGCACCCACATGCAGAACGTGCTCGGCAAGCTGGGCGTCCACTCCACCCTCGCCGCCGTCGCGCTCGCGCGCCGCGCCGGGGTCGGCCCGGTCGACCTAGCCGGGGATGTTGTCGAACGGGGCGGTCAACTGGCGTAG
- a CDS encoding GNAT family N-acetyltransferase — protein MVSRMFRIETGVDKERLGLLRSRLRETNDAASPVLRALRGTPDDQELPLAVWALDEAGGVAAGLAAHTWGRWLHVNHLWVAAPHRGTGLGSRLLDEAERVARQDRGCVSSRVETWDFQAPGFYRSHGYELVCVIPDYPEGVKEFTLTKKLA, from the coding sequence ATGGTGAGCCGTATGTTTCGTATTGAGACAGGAGTCGACAAAGAGCGGCTTGGTCTGCTTCGTTCGCGGCTCAGGGAGACCAATGACGCGGCGTCGCCCGTGCTCCGCGCCCTGCGCGGCACCCCCGACGACCAGGAACTACCGCTGGCGGTCTGGGCGTTGGACGAGGCGGGCGGCGTCGCGGCGGGGCTCGCCGCGCACACCTGGGGCCGCTGGCTGCACGTCAACCACCTCTGGGTGGCCGCCCCGCACCGCGGCACCGGCCTCGGCTCGCGCCTGCTCGACGAGGCGGAGCGCGTCGCCCGCCAGGACCGGGGCTGCGTCAGCTCCCGCGTCGAGACCTGGGACTTCCAGGCCCCCGGCTTCTACCGGAGCCACGGCTACGAACTGGTCTGCGTGATCCCCGACTACCCCGAAGGCGTCAAGGAGTTCACGCTCACCAAGAAGCTGGCCTGA
- the galK gene encoding galactokinase: MAPVSEVAEQFTELYGHAPDGVWSAPGRVNLIGEYTDVNEGFVMPLALPHTVVAAVSRRTDGVLRLHSADIDAPVVELRIDELTPLSDGGWAAYPAGVVWALRAAGHPVGGADLHLASTVPTGAGLSSSAALEVVTALALNDLFELGLSRPELAVLSQRAENAFVGVPCGVMDQMASACCTEGHALHLDCRDLSIRQVPFDLAAHGLRLLVVDTRVKHELGDGAYAERRAGCEEGARALGVSHLRDVPYAELGDALARLTDEKVRRYVRHIVTDDERVERIIGLLDAGDVRGIGPALTEGHASLRDDFRISCPELDLAVETANTAGAYGARMTGGGFGGSALLLVEAAEAETVTKSVEAAFAAAGYTAPRVFPAVASPGARREV; the protein is encoded by the coding sequence ATGGCGCCGGTCAGCGAAGTAGCCGAGCAGTTCACGGAGTTGTACGGTCACGCGCCGGACGGCGTCTGGTCGGCGCCCGGGCGGGTCAACCTCATCGGCGAGTACACGGACGTCAACGAGGGCTTCGTGATGCCCCTCGCCCTGCCGCACACGGTCGTCGCCGCGGTCTCCCGGCGCACCGACGGCGTCCTGCGGCTGCACTCCGCGGACATCGACGCCCCCGTCGTCGAGCTGCGCATCGACGAGCTGACGCCGCTGTCCGACGGCGGCTGGGCGGCCTACCCGGCCGGTGTCGTCTGGGCGCTGCGGGCGGCCGGGCACCCGGTAGGCGGCGCGGACCTGCACCTCGCCTCGACGGTGCCGACGGGGGCGGGCCTCTCCTCGTCGGCCGCCCTGGAGGTCGTCACCGCGCTCGCCCTCAACGACCTGTTCGAACTCGGGCTCTCCCGGCCGGAGTTGGCGGTCCTCTCGCAGCGTGCGGAGAACGCCTTCGTCGGCGTGCCGTGCGGCGTCATGGACCAGATGGCGTCGGCCTGCTGCACCGAGGGCCACGCCCTGCACCTGGACTGCCGGGACCTGTCCATACGCCAGGTCCCCTTCGACCTCGCGGCACACGGCCTGCGGTTGTTGGTCGTGGACACCCGCGTGAAGCACGAGCTCGGCGACGGCGCGTACGCGGAGCGGCGCGCGGGCTGCGAGGAGGGCGCGCGGGCCCTCGGCGTCTCCCATCTGCGGGACGTTCCGTACGCCGAACTGGGCGACGCCCTGGCCCGGTTGACGGACGAGAAGGTCCGTCGCTACGTACGCCACATCGTCACGGACGACGAGCGCGTGGAGCGGATCATCGGGCTGCTCGACGCGGGCGACGTGCGCGGCATCGGCCCCGCCCTGACCGAGGGGCACGCCTCGCTGCGCGACGACTTCCGCATCTCCTGCCCGGAACTCGACCTCGCGGTGGAGACCGCGAACACGGCCGGTGCGTACGGTGCCCGGATGACCGGCGGCGGTTTCGGCGGCTCGGCGCTCCTGCTCGTGGAGGCGGCCGAGGCGGAGACGGTGACGAAGTCGGTCGAGGCGGCGTTCGCGGCGGCCGGGTACACGGCGCCGCGGGTGTTCCCCGCGGTGGCGTCGCCGGGCGCGCGCCGCGAGGTCTGA
- the galE gene encoding UDP-glucose 4-epimerase GalE, which produces MSGKYLVTGGAGYVGSVVAQHLIEAGHEVTVLDNLSTGFRAGVPGGATFVEGDIRDAAKWLDSSYDAVLHFAAFSQVGESVAKPEKYWDNNVGGTMALLAAMRDAGVRKLVFSSTAATYGEPVSTPITETDPTAPTSPYGASKLAVDHMITGEAAAHGLAAVSLRYFNVAGAYGEFGERHDPESHLIPLVLQVAQGRREAISVFGDDYPTPDGTCVRDYIHVADLADAHLLAVEAAAPGEHLICNLGNGNGFSVREVIETVRKVTGHPIPEVLAERRGGDPAVLVASAATAHDKLGWQPSRADLAGIVADAWAFARRTA; this is translated from the coding sequence GTGACCGTCCTCGACAACCTCTCCACCGGCTTCCGCGCGGGCGTCCCCGGCGGCGCCACGTTCGTCGAGGGCGACATCCGCGATGCCGCCAAGTGGCTGGACTCCTCGTACGACGCCGTGTTGCACTTCGCCGCCTTCTCGCAGGTCGGCGAGTCCGTCGCCAAGCCCGAGAAGTACTGGGACAACAACGTCGGCGGCACCATGGCGCTGCTCGCCGCGATGCGCGACGCGGGCGTGCGCAAGCTCGTCTTCTCCTCCACCGCCGCGACCTACGGCGAGCCCGTGAGCACCCCCATCACGGAGACCGACCCGACCGCCCCCACCTCGCCGTACGGCGCCTCCAAGCTCGCCGTCGACCACATGATCACCGGCGAGGCCGCCGCCCACGGCCTGGCCGCGGTCTCGCTGCGCTACTTCAACGTGGCGGGCGCCTACGGCGAGTTCGGCGAGCGCCACGACCCCGAGTCGCACCTCATCCCGCTCGTCCTCCAGGTCGCGCAGGGCAGGCGCGAGGCGATCAGCGTCTTCGGCGACGACTACCCGACGCCCGACGGCACCTGCGTGCGCGACTACATCCACGTCGCCGACCTCGCCGACGCGCACCTCCTCGCGGTCGAGGCGGCGGCCCCGGGCGAACATCTCATCTGCAACCTGGGCAACGGCAACGGCTTCTCCGTGCGCGAGGTCATCGAGACCGTCCGCAAGGTCACCGGGCACCCGATCCCCGAGGTCCTCGCGGAGCGCCGCGGCGGCGACCCCGCCGTCCTCGTCGCGTCCGCCGCCACCGCGCACGACAAGCTCGGCTGGCAGCCGTCCCGCGCGGATCTCGCGGGCATCGTCGCCGACGCCTGGGCGTTCGCCCGGCGCACGGCATAA